In Synergistaceae bacterium, a genomic segment contains:
- a CDS encoding alanine/ornithine racemase family PLP-dependent enzyme, producing MMKEHWPRLILRLDCITENASRVVKFCASKGVEVAGVVKGVCADLRVAGAMLEGGCASFADSRLQNLKRLKEAFPQVPRTLLRIPMKSELEEIVRWVDSSLVSMPESVEALDDCCKTLGMTHKVILMFDLGDRREGILLDTPKTTADINAWPCVSTNVGELESFVAVLKKTPRVVLQGVGVNFGCFAGVLPSASALRRLCLARETLASELGYDVHICSGGSTSSLALLERGELPSGVNHLRVGEAILLGQDVSWRRSVPWLRQDTAYLEAEVVEARVKPSLPEGETGADAFGNLQTFEDKGPRRRAIVAIGRQDVPTEALTPYSAGVQVLGGSSDHTILDVTDASVTNASTLWKWGDKACFSLSYAGLLGLMTSPYVFKDYRN from the coding sequence ATGATGAAAGAGCACTGGCCTCGTCTGATTCTGCGCCTTGACTGTATTACCGAAAACGCGTCGCGGGTGGTGAAATTTTGCGCATCCAAGGGAGTGGAGGTAGCGGGCGTGGTAAAGGGTGTCTGTGCCGACTTGCGAGTGGCAGGCGCAATGCTCGAAGGAGGATGCGCTTCTTTCGCGGACAGCCGCCTTCAGAATCTGAAGCGCTTGAAGGAGGCTTTTCCTCAGGTTCCTCGGACATTGCTCCGAATCCCCATGAAAAGTGAGTTGGAGGAGATAGTCCGGTGGGTGGATTCTTCTCTGGTCTCCATGCCGGAAAGTGTGGAGGCTTTAGATGATTGTTGCAAAACCCTGGGTATGACCCACAAAGTGATCTTGATGTTCGACCTCGGCGACCGGCGTGAGGGGATTTTATTAGATACCCCAAAAACCACGGCCGATATAAATGCGTGGCCTTGCGTCTCTACTAACGTAGGGGAATTAGAATCCTTTGTCGCGGTTTTGAAAAAAACGCCCCGCGTGGTTCTTCAGGGAGTAGGAGTCAATTTTGGATGTTTCGCTGGCGTTTTGCCCAGCGCCTCCGCTCTTCGCCGTTTGTGCTTGGCACGGGAGACTCTAGCGAGCGAACTGGGTTACGATGTTCACATCTGCTCCGGCGGATCCACTTCCTCCCTAGCTCTGCTTGAGCGCGGAGAGTTGCCTTCAGGCGTGAATCATCTACGCGTGGGCGAGGCGATTCTGTTAGGTCAAGACGTCTCCTGGCGCCGGTCAGTCCCCTGGTTGCGTCAGGACACGGCATACTTGGAGGCGGAGGTGGTAGAAGCGCGGGTCAAGCCGTCGTTGCCCGAAGGGGAGACGGGAGCGGACGCCTTCGGAAATCTGCAAACTTTCGAGGACAAGGGACCGCGCCGCCGAGCCATTGTCGCGATAGGACGTCAAGACGTTCCCACGGAGGCCCTCACTCCATACTCTGCCGGGGTACAAGTGCTGGGAGGCTCCAGCGATCACACGATTTTAGATGTCACGGACGCGAGCGTCACAAATGCCTCGACGCTTTGGAAATGGGGTGATAAGGCGTGTTTTTCTCTGAGTTATGCGGGATTGTTGGGCCTCATGACCTCACCCTATGTTTTCAAAGACTATCGAAACTGA
- a CDS encoding DUF1667 domain-containing protein has protein sequence MSCVKKFLCVSCPVGCSLSVTVEGAEVLSVEGNTCPLGEKYARSEVANPVRTFTSTVRVNGGLLPLCPTRSKTPLPLSKVFDVAREVAQLTVDAPIEIGATLIKNVCGTGSDIVASRSLPRKHRDSRELENSA, from the coding sequence ATGAGTTGCGTTAAAAAATTTTTGTGCGTCTCGTGCCCTGTGGGTTGCTCTTTAAGCGTCACGGTGGAGGGCGCCGAGGTCTTGAGCGTCGAGGGTAATACGTGTCCATTGGGCGAAAAATACGCCCGCAGCGAGGTCGCTAATCCTGTCCGCACGTTCACGTCGACCGTGAGAGTCAATGGAGGTTTATTGCCGCTTTGTCCGACACGCAGTAAAACCCCGTTACCCTTGTCGAAAGTTTTCGACGTCGCGAGAGAAGTCGCCCAATTGACGGTAGACGCTCCGATAGAGATCGGGGCGACATTGATAAAAAATGTCTGCGGAACCGGCTCAGATATCGTGGCGAGTAGGTCGCTGCCCAGAAAACACAGAGACTCGCGTGAACTAGAAAACAGTGCCTAA
- a CDS encoding NAD(P)/FAD-dependent oxidoreductase, which produces MSAARQVDVAIIGAGPAGLAAGAAARNEGAERVVVFERDWEPGGILQQCIHPGFGLHTFGEELTGPEYAHRYLTRVREAGVEFSLNTMVFQMDKPVLKDGRKTVTFWTMQPERGIEQIEAKSLVLAMGCRERPAGALGVAGSRPSGVYTAGTAQRFVNMEGFMPGTKVVIMGTGDIGLIMARRMLLEGAEVVGVFEIMPWVSGLRRNIAQCLDDFGIPYYLNHSVCELRGRGRLEGVGVVEVGPDRQPIPGSDKFVTCDTLLLAVGLIPENELSRMAGIAIEPITGGPIVNEWMQTSEDCVFAAGNVVVVYDLVDFVSREGERAGKYAARYAMGRLENAKREFKIVPENNVRVVSPQTLTGEDDVTVYLRVGSPVESKCRLYAEPGLFSQRLRYARPGEMNEIKLSASQLKSLASDVTRITVGLEVL; this is translated from the coding sequence ATGAGCGCGGCGAGACAGGTCGATGTAGCGATTATCGGAGCGGGCCCGGCCGGTTTGGCCGCTGGCGCGGCCGCGCGAAACGAAGGCGCCGAGCGCGTCGTCGTCTTCGAGCGCGACTGGGAACCGGGCGGAATACTTCAGCAGTGCATCCATCCGGGCTTTGGACTACATACCTTCGGGGAAGAGCTTACCGGTCCTGAGTACGCTCATCGCTATTTGACGCGCGTCCGAGAGGCGGGAGTCGAGTTCAGCCTCAATACGATGGTATTCCAGATGGACAAGCCCGTTCTAAAGGACGGCAGAAAAACCGTCACTTTCTGGACGATGCAACCCGAACGCGGGATAGAACAAATCGAGGCGAAATCCCTGGTTCTCGCGATGGGGTGCCGTGAGCGCCCCGCGGGCGCTTTGGGTGTAGCCGGCAGCCGACCGTCGGGGGTTTACACGGCCGGTACAGCGCAGCGTTTTGTCAATATGGAGGGCTTCATGCCGGGAACGAAGGTTGTCATCATGGGAACCGGCGACATTGGCCTGATCATGGCGCGCCGTATGCTTCTCGAAGGGGCAGAAGTCGTCGGAGTTTTCGAGATCATGCCGTGGGTATCCGGCCTTCGTCGCAACATAGCGCAATGCCTCGACGATTTCGGTATTCCCTATTATCTCAACCACAGCGTCTGCGAGCTGCGCGGTAGAGGCCGCCTCGAAGGCGTCGGGGTCGTGGAGGTGGGGCCAGACAGGCAGCCCATTCCCGGTAGCGATAAATTCGTGACCTGCGACACTTTGCTTCTCGCGGTCGGCCTGATACCTGAGAACGAGCTCTCACGCATGGCGGGCATCGCGATAGAGCCGATAACCGGAGGTCCGATCGTCAATGAATGGATGCAGACCAGCGAAGATTGCGTCTTTGCCGCCGGCAACGTGGTCGTGGTCTACGATTTGGTCGACTTTGTGAGCCGCGAAGGCGAGCGCGCGGGTAAATACGCCGCCCGTTACGCTATGGGACGCCTCGAAAATGCGAAGCGTGAATTTAAGATCGTTCCCGAAAACAACGTCCGCGTGGTCTCCCCTCAGACGCTCACTGGCGAGGACGATGTTACAGTCTATCTGAGAGTCGGAAGCCCTGTAGAGAGCAAATGTCGGCTATACGCCGAGCCTGGGCTTTTTTCCCAAAGGCTTCGTTATGCCCGTCCAGGAGAAATGAACGAGATAAAATTGAGCGCGAGCCAGTTGAAATCCCTCGCGTCCGATGTGACAAGGATCACGGTCGGCCTGGAGGTGCTATAA
- a CDS encoding NAD(P)/FAD-dependent oxidoreductase produces MVIGAGISGGTIARELSRYALRVAVLERASDIPYGASRANSSMIHGGFDDKPGTQKARFCPRGNKLYKTLHEELDFKYHNCGSYVCAIGPEEEKHLTMLLSYGKTNGVPGLEIVNGEILRGREPHASREITAALWSPTASIVNNFEASLAFIDNARTNGVDLFMETEVTGLLFDGIYGLDGIGRLDGIDKSKESKNGERARIRGVSTQRGDFTARVVVNAAGVNSDLISRMAGDDSFTIQPTRGEYFIFDKSVGDMVKSFFFSCPSDKGKGVTVARTADDNLLVGPSAVAQEDRENRDTTRLGLEEIFQGAVRLVPGIPRNMAITNFAGVRANSDKEDFYIKALDRPRGFINVAGIKSPGFTSAPAIALHVVDMMKESLGDLVKFEPNPKFVPERRHIPRFSELTMEEREHLAKTDPKWGQIVCRCESVTEAQVVEAIRRGARTVAGVKTWVRPGTGRCQGGFCAPRVVEILARELGVAPIEITRHGGDSYMLTGKTKERMPSERMPSERMPSRRQS; encoded by the coding sequence ATTGTTATAGGAGCCGGGATAAGCGGGGGTACCATAGCGCGAGAACTGTCTCGCTACGCTTTGAGGGTCGCCGTGCTCGAAAGGGCATCGGATATACCCTATGGAGCGAGTCGGGCGAACAGCTCAATGATTCACGGTGGTTTCGACGACAAACCGGGGACGCAGAAAGCCCGTTTTTGTCCGCGGGGAAACAAATTGTACAAAACATTGCATGAGGAACTCGATTTCAAATACCATAACTGCGGCTCATACGTATGTGCTATAGGCCCGGAGGAAGAGAAACACTTGACGATGCTTTTGAGCTATGGAAAGACCAATGGCGTGCCTGGACTGGAGATCGTGAATGGGGAGATTCTGCGCGGCCGAGAGCCCCACGCCTCGCGCGAAATAACGGCGGCGCTCTGGTCTCCAACGGCGTCGATCGTGAACAACTTCGAGGCTTCCCTCGCCTTTATCGATAACGCTCGGACGAACGGCGTCGATCTGTTTATGGAGACGGAGGTCACGGGACTTCTATTTGACGGAATTTATGGACTTGATGGAATTGGTAGACTTGATGGAATTGATAAAAGCAAGGAAAGCAAAAATGGAGAGCGCGCACGGATCCGCGGTGTTTCGACACAACGAGGAGACTTTACCGCGCGTGTGGTCGTCAACGCGGCCGGAGTGAATTCGGACCTCATCTCTCGCATGGCTGGGGATGACAGTTTCACCATACAGCCGACCCGTGGCGAGTATTTTATTTTCGACAAGAGCGTGGGCGATATGGTGAAGTCCTTTTTTTTCTCCTGTCCCTCCGACAAGGGTAAGGGTGTTACAGTGGCGCGAACGGCGGACGACAACCTCTTGGTAGGTCCGAGCGCGGTCGCGCAGGAAGACAGAGAGAACAGAGACACGACGCGGCTTGGATTGGAGGAAATTTTCCAAGGTGCGGTGAGGCTCGTTCCTGGTATCCCCAGAAATATGGCGATAACCAATTTTGCGGGGGTCAGGGCCAACAGCGACAAAGAGGATTTTTACATCAAGGCGCTGGATCGTCCGAGAGGATTTATAAACGTGGCCGGTATCAAGTCGCCGGGTTTTACAAGCGCTCCGGCAATAGCGCTCCATGTCGTCGATATGATGAAAGAGTCCCTGGGAGATCTCGTAAAATTTGAACCCAATCCGAAATTTGTGCCGGAACGCCGTCATATACCGAGATTTTCCGAGTTGACGATGGAAGAACGAGAACATCTGGCAAAAACCGACCCCAAGTGGGGGCAAATCGTCTGCCGTTGCGAAAGCGTTACGGAAGCTCAAGTTGTCGAGGCTATAAGGCGAGGAGCGCGCACCGTGGCGGGCGTGAAGACGTGGGTGCGCCCAGGTACCGGACGCTGCCAAGGCGGTTTTTGCGCACCACGAGTTGTGGAGATATTGGCGCGAGAATTGGGCGTTGCTCCGATCGAAATAACGCGTCACGGAGGAGATTCCTATATGTTGACAGGTAAGACCAAAGAACGAATGCCATCAGAACGAATGCCATCAGAACGGATGCCATCGAGGCGGCAATCATGA
- the glpK gene encoding glycerol kinase GlpK: MSEKKYAVAIDQGTTSSRCMVFDKRGLPVVSDQLEHTQIFPKPGWVEHDAAEIWSCVQNVVKGALRKGNISTDEIASVGITNQRETTLIWEKATGKPIYNAIVWQCMRTQDFCAEWQNAPGWEQDEKGRGKVKDHTGLLISPYFSGTKIKWILDNVPGSRERAAKGELLFGNIDTWLIWNLTGGPNGGVHVTDVSNASRTLLMNIKTLKWDEEMAKFLDVPIKMLPTIRPSSAVYGETIASGPFGAVIPVAGDLGDQQAALFGQACFNKGDAKNTYGTGCFMLMNIGETPAASNEGLLTTAGYSLEEGKCVYALEGSIAITGAAVQWLRDNLKIVDESPDSEYMANKVDDAGGVYFVPAFSGLYAPYWDMSARGIIAGLTRYVRKEHIIRATLESICYQTRDVVEAMNKDSGVSLAELKVDGGAVKNNLLMQLQSDILGEKVVRPIVNETTALGAAYAAGLAVGFWENLDDLRANWAQDVVFSPAISDEKREKDYKGWKKAIEKAKGWLD; encoded by the coding sequence ATGTCCGAGAAAAAATACGCCGTTGCTATCGACCAGGGCACGACGAGTTCGCGTTGTATGGTTTTCGATAAGCGAGGACTTCCCGTAGTTTCCGATCAGTTAGAGCATACCCAAATTTTTCCGAAACCGGGTTGGGTGGAACACGACGCTGCTGAAATATGGTCTTGCGTCCAGAATGTCGTCAAAGGCGCGCTGAGAAAGGGCAATATCTCCACCGATGAGATAGCGAGCGTCGGTATCACCAATCAGCGCGAGACGACGCTCATATGGGAAAAAGCGACCGGCAAGCCGATCTATAACGCCATCGTCTGGCAGTGTATGCGAACCCAAGATTTTTGCGCCGAGTGGCAGAACGCGCCCGGATGGGAACAGGATGAGAAAGGACGCGGCAAAGTCAAAGACCATACCGGACTTCTAATCAGTCCTTACTTCTCTGGAACGAAGATCAAATGGATACTGGACAATGTCCCAGGTTCGAGAGAGCGAGCCGCGAAAGGAGAGCTTCTTTTCGGCAACATCGATACGTGGCTCATTTGGAACCTGACCGGCGGACCAAACGGCGGCGTGCACGTGACCGACGTCTCGAACGCTTCTCGTACTCTTTTGATGAATATAAAAACCCTAAAATGGGACGAGGAAATGGCGAAATTCCTCGACGTTCCTATTAAGATGCTACCGACTATTAGACCATCGAGCGCGGTGTACGGCGAAACTATCGCTAGTGGCCCCTTCGGGGCCGTCATCCCCGTAGCCGGCGACCTCGGCGACCAGCAGGCGGCGCTTTTCGGGCAAGCCTGCTTCAACAAAGGAGACGCCAAAAATACCTATGGGACCGGCTGCTTCATGCTGATGAACATCGGAGAGACGCCCGCCGCATCCAACGAGGGCCTCCTCACCACGGCCGGATACAGCCTTGAAGAGGGCAAGTGCGTGTACGCTCTAGAGGGCTCTATCGCTATCACCGGCGCGGCGGTTCAGTGGTTGCGCGATAATCTCAAAATAGTCGATGAGTCACCTGATAGCGAATATATGGCGAACAAAGTGGACGACGCCGGCGGAGTTTACTTCGTTCCCGCGTTCTCCGGACTTTACGCGCCCTATTGGGATATGAGCGCGCGCGGCATAATCGCTGGACTCACCCGTTACGTGCGTAAGGAGCACATTATCCGTGCCACGCTGGAGAGTATTTGTTACCAAACTCGCGACGTCGTGGAGGCCATGAACAAGGACTCTGGCGTTTCTCTCGCCGAACTCAAAGTGGATGGCGGCGCGGTTAAAAATAATCTTCTGATGCAGCTCCAGAGCGATATTTTGGGAGAAAAAGTCGTTCGACCGATTGTCAACGAGACGACAGCTCTCGGCGCGGCCTACGCGGCAGGACTTGCGGTCGGGTTCTGGGAGAACCTCGACGACCTCCGCGCCAACTGGGCCCAAGATGTCGTTTTCTCCCCCGCAATCTCCGACGAGAAACGAGAGAAAGACTACAAAGGCTGGAAGAAAGCCATCGAAAAAGCCAAGGGCTGGCTAGACTAG
- a CDS encoding aquaporin family protein translates to MYPNLIGELLGTMVLIILGDGVVACLLLKDSKGNGAGWVHICLGWGFAVMFGIYMAWSFGATEADLNPAVTLFKGLRGVYPGGMPQVLATIIAEMIGGVIGGVFVYLLYSNHWAETENPGDKLAVFCTGPARRNFFANFITEIISTVLLILGIQSIFQGTTTSGGEVPVFMIPFFVGCLIFVLGAACGGPTGYSLNPARDMGPRIAHAILPIPGKGTNDWSYGLCIATGGPLTAAIVSYLLWGGAGF, encoded by the coding sequence ATGTATCCGAATTTGATCGGGGAACTACTTGGTACAATGGTTTTGATCATTTTAGGCGACGGTGTGGTAGCATGTCTGCTTTTAAAGGATTCGAAAGGTAATGGCGCTGGGTGGGTACATATTTGTTTGGGTTGGGGTTTTGCGGTTATGTTTGGTATCTATATGGCCTGGTCCTTTGGAGCCACTGAAGCCGATCTCAACCCGGCGGTGACTTTATTCAAAGGCCTCAGAGGCGTTTACCCCGGCGGTATGCCGCAGGTTCTCGCGACGATCATCGCCGAGATGATCGGCGGTGTTATTGGCGGTGTCTTTGTTTATCTGCTCTACAGCAATCATTGGGCCGAGACCGAAAACCCAGGGGACAAATTGGCCGTATTTTGCACCGGTCCCGCTCGTCGCAATTTCTTCGCGAATTTCATCACAGAAATTATCTCCACTGTTCTTCTCATTTTGGGTATACAGTCGATATTCCAGGGAACGACTACAAGCGGCGGAGAAGTCCCGGTTTTCATGATCCCGTTCTTCGTGGGTTGTTTGATTTTTGTGCTTGGTGCCGCGTGCGGCGGTCCGACCGGCTATTCTTTGAACCCGGCTCGCGATATGGGACCACGTATCGCGCACGCTATCCTGCCTATCCCTGGCAAGGGGACCAACGACTGGAGCTATGGGCTCTGTATAGCGACGGGGGGACCGCTCACGGCCGCGATCGTATCCTACTTGCTCTGGGGAGGCGCTGGCTTCTAG
- the rpsT gene encoding 30S ribosomal protein S20: protein MPNKKSAEKRVRTAERNRLYNRYWTTRCKNAVKKVLAAVEAKNGAEATKSFDVAQSVIDKAVVKGVMHRNTATRRKKMMARHVKSLV from the coding sequence ATGCCCAATAAAAAATCGGCTGAAAAACGCGTTCGCACCGCGGAGCGCAACCGCCTTTACAATCGTTACTGGACGACCCGTTGCAAAAATGCTGTCAAAAAAGTTTTGGCGGCTGTAGAAGCCAAAAACGGAGCGGAGGCGACAAAGTCTTTCGACGTTGCCCAGAGCGTGATCGACAAGGCCGTCGTCAAAGGCGTCATGCATCGCAACACGGCCACTCGTCGTAAGAAGATGATGGCTAGGCACGTCAAGAGCCTAGTGTAG
- a CDS encoding ATP-dependent DNA helicase — MARRFEGYEHRPQQLQFAQAVGAFLRNPSKSIMAAEAPPGVGKTFAVLIPAILEGEDRHILFLTASIALQEQLISKDLPKLNAILGKSFSYGLLKGRGNYVCLRKGASFGGGYLPFEGTAIDLVRWIEETETGDLSELSLPVGHPLLTQASASASSCLGTACPFRGRCFVTHAFRNAQDWRVIVANYHLFFSHIMSGAGSFPVKYDWLICDEAHRIPDAARNSATVEADAENGMSLLRARTLAGFDSLFTKEKVPTELFKERATVCRESLDTLFALTELRCRQGEGIVACDEELLHKGEELTLGFEKLLEPLRGLEDRFMSGGFEKSSDLGEAASVMNWIDEVNEFKKAVLWCLKVDQFPGWGYWRGTNARGVSVLASAPVMCAEIIRGAIESEAPEKIIMVSATLTLEGDFSFWSRETGIQPDETLVVASPFNFEKQMEISVVDIGMPVASQGYDDKICRIIEKLCDDNGGSTLVLLSSMRLLRSLAALMRKHQRGYEVLIQGESSQRDLLQRFREDKTSVLIGSVSFREGVDVPGEGLTQVIIDRIPFPHPNDPLVQARNMLEGRKAFMKTTLPNAKMFLRQAVGRLIRSSADRGRVVLLDGRALDRKEWKILESLPVCKHRRLAVKE; from the coding sequence TTGGCGCGTCGCTTTGAGGGATACGAACACAGACCGCAGCAGCTTCAGTTCGCTCAGGCAGTAGGAGCGTTTTTGCGCAATCCCTCCAAGTCGATTATGGCAGCTGAGGCGCCCCCTGGAGTGGGAAAGACTTTTGCTGTTCTCATCCCTGCTATCCTGGAGGGGGAAGACCGCCATATCCTCTTTCTCACCGCCAGCATTGCCTTGCAGGAACAGTTGATCAGTAAAGACCTTCCTAAGCTGAACGCTATTCTGGGGAAAAGTTTTTCCTATGGACTTCTGAAAGGAAGAGGCAATTACGTTTGCCTTCGAAAAGGCGCGTCCTTTGGAGGGGGCTACCTCCCCTTCGAGGGAACAGCCATCGACCTCGTCCGGTGGATCGAGGAGACCGAGACCGGCGACCTCTCGGAGTTGTCCCTGCCCGTCGGACACCCTCTGCTCACCCAAGCCTCCGCCAGCGCTAGCAGCTGTCTGGGGACCGCCTGCCCCTTTCGAGGACGTTGTTTTGTGACCCACGCCTTTAGGAACGCTCAGGACTGGCGAGTGATCGTTGCCAATTACCACCTTTTTTTCTCGCACATCATGAGCGGCGCGGGGTCTTTTCCCGTCAAGTACGACTGGTTGATCTGCGACGAAGCCCACCGCATTCCTGACGCCGCCCGCAACTCCGCCACGGTAGAGGCCGACGCCGAAAACGGCATGTCCCTTCTGAGAGCTCGAACACTTGCGGGGTTCGATTCCCTTTTTACAAAAGAAAAAGTTCCGACAGAACTTTTCAAAGAGCGGGCAACGGTTTGCCGAGAGTCGTTGGACACTTTGTTCGCTCTGACGGAGCTTCGTTGCCGTCAGGGCGAGGGTATCGTCGCTTGTGACGAAGAGCTGCTTCATAAAGGAGAGGAACTGACCCTCGGTTTTGAGAAACTCCTAGAGCCGCTGCGCGGATTGGAAGACCGATTTATGTCGGGGGGGTTCGAGAAGAGTTCCGACCTGGGAGAAGCCGCCTCCGTCATGAACTGGATCGACGAGGTGAACGAGTTCAAAAAAGCGGTGCTCTGGTGCCTGAAGGTGGACCAATTTCCAGGCTGGGGCTACTGGCGGGGAACGAACGCGCGAGGAGTGAGTGTCTTGGCGAGCGCCCCCGTGATGTGCGCGGAAATCATCCGTGGCGCTATCGAATCCGAGGCTCCAGAGAAAATCATCATGGTCTCCGCGACGTTGACCCTGGAGGGAGATTTTTCTTTCTGGTCCCGAGAAACCGGAATACAGCCTGATGAAACCCTCGTAGTGGCCTCTCCTTTCAATTTTGAAAAGCAAATGGAGATTTCGGTGGTGGATATCGGGATGCCTGTGGCAAGCCAAGGATACGATGACAAGATTTGCCGTATCATCGAGAAGCTCTGCGACGACAACGGAGGCAGCACCCTCGTGTTGCTTTCGTCCATGCGCCTTCTGCGCTCCCTGGCCGCCCTGATGCGAAAACACCAGCGGGGTTACGAGGTTCTCATACAGGGTGAGTCCTCTCAAAGAGATCTGCTTCAGCGGTTTCGCGAGGATAAGACCTCGGTGCTGATTGGCAGTGTTTCGTTTCGGGAAGGCGTGGATGTGCCAGGAGAGGGACTGACCCAAGTGATCATCGACAGAATCCCCTTTCCTCACCCCAACGACCCCTTGGTACAAGCCCGCAACATGCTGGAAGGCCGCAAAGCGTTTATGAAAACGACACTACCCAACGCCAAGATGTTTTTGCGACAAGCTGTCGGACGCTTGATCCGCAGCAGTGCAGACCGGGGACGCGTCGTGCTATTAGACGGACGCGCCTTGGACCGAAAAGAATGGAAAATTCTGGAAAGTCTCCCTGTTTGCAAACACCGTCGCCTTGCCGTCAAGGAATAA
- the pilM gene encoding pilus assembly protein PilM — protein sequence MPSIFAKKGTSKNKGRKGSNFAGLALHGDSLRYLELSGGRGSLRVVKQEIVPISRGAIIKDSLVDLEMIISSLENLKSTVGGFSCPVVLGVPSRDVILRLVEYPKMSIEDVKEALQFEFDKYFPYPYAEAAADVAEVEVPAPEAAEKSIVLVATCRQRIIYDVVRATSRVGINLAAVEPMNVAFFRAAIGPDSRSGSYFVVFVEPESTQIMLGYKDNGILFRSTAVDLTVREVRDSDEGIMPILRDVQNTIIFASNQYRGLEPNHLILGGVVGKDSRLGTLLESGASLTVIPLDVWDLWRTPSLVGNVSGFEAAFGLAVRNLL from the coding sequence ATGCCTTCCATATTTGCAAAGAAGGGAACCTCTAAAAATAAAGGACGTAAAGGTTCTAATTTTGCGGGATTGGCGCTTCACGGAGATTCTTTGCGATATTTAGAGCTGAGTGGCGGACGAGGATCCTTGAGAGTAGTCAAGCAGGAAATAGTGCCTATTTCTCGAGGGGCTATAATTAAAGACTCATTGGTGGACTTGGAGATGATCATATCTTCTCTTGAAAACCTCAAGTCGACGGTGGGAGGGTTTAGCTGTCCCGTGGTTTTAGGTGTGCCGTCGCGTGATGTGATTTTGCGCTTGGTCGAATATCCAAAGATGAGCATCGAAGACGTCAAAGAGGCATTGCAGTTCGAGTTCGATAAATATTTTCCTTATCCATATGCCGAGGCGGCGGCCGACGTAGCCGAAGTCGAGGTTCCAGCTCCTGAGGCGGCGGAGAAATCTATCGTTTTGGTAGCCACTTGTAGACAGCGCATTATCTATGACGTGGTGAGGGCCACGTCACGGGTGGGGATAAATCTAGCCGCGGTGGAGCCTATGAATGTGGCGTTTTTTAGGGCGGCGATCGGCCCAGATTCGCGGTCTGGTAGTTATTTTGTGGTGTTCGTAGAGCCGGAGAGCACCCAGATCATGCTGGGTTACAAGGACAACGGTATTCTCTTCAGATCTACGGCCGTGGATCTCACCGTTCGGGAAGTGAGGGACTCCGATGAAGGGATCATGCCTATCCTGAGAGACGTTCAGAACACGATCATTTTCGCAAGCAATCAATACAGAGGATTGGAACCCAATCATCTCATTTTGGGAGGCGTCGTGGGCAAAGATTCTCGATTGGGCACGCTGTTGGAGTCAGGAGCGTCCCTGACCGTCATTCCTCTGGACGTGTGGGATCTCTGGAGGACCCCCTCTTTAGTGGGTAACGTCAGTGGCTTTGAGGCCGCGTTTGGATTGGCAGTGAGGAATCTGCTATGA